The following coding sequences lie in one Xanthomonas hyacinthi genomic window:
- a CDS encoding alpha/beta fold hydrolase, giving the protein MVSSPSSMPTAAASALLAGADDMRLAATVMASGEAGSVLFAHGFGQTRHAWLASAAALQAHGYRSVAYDARGHGDSARNPAGLAYRGEQFTDDLIVVAGEMAPAPVLVAASMGGLFGLMAEARWPSLFRAMVLVDITPRWQPAGVERILAFMTAHPHGFASLDDAGDAIAAYLPQRSRKSAGALRSVLRQHDDRRWYWHWDPRLVEELARDSEQHQDTIAQAARNVRCPLLLISGGRSDLVTPQTISEFLSLVPHAQHAQLPDATHMLAGDDNGAFTATVLHYLDALPPASAGAPSAVTEHVPGASP; this is encoded by the coding sequence ATGGTTTCCTCTCCTTCCAGCATGCCGACTGCTGCTGCCTCCGCCCTGCTCGCCGGCGCGGACGATATGCGGCTGGCGGCGACCGTCATGGCCTCCGGCGAGGCGGGCAGCGTGCTGTTCGCGCATGGCTTCGGGCAGACCCGGCATGCGTGGCTGGCCAGCGCCGCGGCGTTGCAGGCGCATGGCTACCGCAGCGTCGCCTACGACGCGCGCGGGCATGGCGACTCCGCGCGCAATCCTGCCGGCCTGGCGTACCGCGGCGAACAATTCACCGACGACCTGATCGTGGTCGCCGGCGAGATGGCGCCGGCGCCGGTGCTGGTGGCCGCCTCGATGGGCGGGCTGTTCGGGCTGATGGCCGAGGCGCGCTGGCCGAGCCTGTTCCGCGCGATGGTGCTGGTCGACATCACCCCGCGCTGGCAGCCGGCCGGGGTCGAACGCATCCTCGCCTTCATGACCGCGCATCCGCACGGCTTCGCCAGCCTGGACGACGCCGGCGATGCCATCGCCGCCTATCTGCCGCAGCGCTCGCGCAAATCCGCCGGTGCCTTGCGCAGCGTGCTGCGCCAGCACGACGACCGGCGCTGGTACTGGCACTGGGATCCGCGCCTGGTCGAGGAGCTGGCGCGCGACAGCGAACAGCACCAGGACACCATCGCCCAGGCCGCGCGCAACGTGCGCTGCCCGCTGCTGCTGATCAGCGGCGGGCGCAGCGACCTGGTCACGCCGCAGACGATATCCGAGTTCCTGTCGCTGGTGCCGCATGCGCAGCACGCGCAGCTGCCCGATGCCACGCATATGCTGGCCGGCGACGACAACGGCGCATTTACCGCCACTGTGTTGCACTATCTGGACGCACTGCCACCGGCTAGCGCCGGCGCACCGTCCGCCGTCACCGAGCACGTCCCCGGAGCAAGCCCATGA